From the Mahella australiensis 50-1 BON genome, the window GCGGGAAATTTCTGTAATTCAATTTCCCCGGGTAAAAAGTAATAATCTTTGGGCGGATCCATGTCAGCTTTATAATGGTCGCGTATTTCCTGGCGGTTTTCCCACCCCAGTTTATTGTCTTCTCTGACTAGAGCAGGAGAAACAGTTTGTTTATCCCTTATAGCCGGTACATTGAATACCAGCTGTGAATAATAGAACACCCCGTAAGCGGCAGCTTTGTTCCAATCGAGATTGTTTGTTTTTTTAACAAATTCGGGAATAAATTCATATTTACCCTCTTCGTTGAATTTATATGTCACACCTTCAACACCGGCTTGGACCAGCATCTGCCCATCTTCAGTAGCTAGATAATCCATCACGGCTAAAAAGTGACGAAGGGTTTCCTCATCGACTTTATCCTTATTGAATATGACTGAAGACCAACCGCCGACCCAGTTTGTCCAATCTCTCAAACGGCTTTTCTTTATTTCCTCTGAATTATACATTATCGGCGGTGCTACATACATCAATTCCGGAACAATTTGCTTTGCATTATCACTATAGGTATTCATATCCCACCAGGCTGCGGTAATGGCAGAGGCGGTACCTGAAGAAGCTTTTTCCTGAACTTGCGCTTGTTTTATTGTCAGCGCTTCTTTATCCAGCAACCCTTCAGCATTTAAGCTATATATATATTTAGCGGCTTGCATCAGTTCCGGGCTGTCGGTATACTCGTAATTTTTAACTTTCCAGTTATCGTTGGGATCAAACGGTAAAGTATAGCTCTCGTGGTCACCTATCAACGGAAAGAAAGGCTCATAAAGCTGTTCTATGCCCGAAAGATTTTCGCCCAAAACCAAGCCATTTGCCTTTTGCCCGTTTACGGTGATTTCCTCCTTGCAACGGCGCAGATATTCTTTGAACTCAGTCGGTGTCTTCGGATAATCCATGCCTAGCTTGTCGAGGAAGTCTTTGCGCACATACAGCCCGTGAGGCGGTTCGTTCAATACCTCATTCCCACGACCGGTTTGCGTCGGAACAAAATAATTTGTGTTATCCTTGGTCTTATATAGGACCAGCTCGGGATACACAAGTTTATAAAGATTGTCATAATCCTTTATGATCTCACTTATATCCCATATCTTACCTGTTTGCCCTAATTTTTCATAAATGGTACGCGTATAGCTGTCATTGCCTCCAAAGAAAATATCGGGCACCTCATTGGATGCCACCATAAGGTTGAGTTTTTGGGTATAATCATTACCCGTAGGAACTGTCATCGGAATATAATCCATATGGAAATTGGTACGTTTCTCAATTTCCGGCCCGATAATATCCTTATCTTTTTCCGGCCCCGTCCAACCCTGTTCAAACCACGTCACAGGTTTACTGTGATGCTTGGAAAATTCACTCCACTGAGATGCCAGTTCGGGAACTTCCGAATTATCAGACGAGTCTTGCTGAGCAGGCGGAGCGGCATCCTCCTCATTGTTTCCAGCACAGGCAGCAAAAACACCGATCATTAAAATTACTGCGATAGCCAGTGCCATCAGACGCATAAACCTTCTTGTCATAGTTATTCTTCTCCTTTTCTTTCATTTTATTTATATAAAAGGTCAGCTTGCGCTTCACCCTTTTATCGAACCTACCAATATGCCTTTTATAAAGTATTTCTGAGCAAAAGGATAAACCATAAAAATGGGAGCCACAGTCACTACCAACATAGCCATTTTGAGGGATTCTGGAGTAATGCTTATCTTACGCGCCATCGACCCTACAGCCGTCGAAAGATTTTTATCCTTAAAAAAGCTCATCATATCCGCACCCTGCAAGATATTCAAGAGCAATGTCTGCATGGGCCAAAGCCGCGTATCGCTTACCATAATGGTACCATCCAGCCAGTCATTCCATTGAGCTATTCCACCCAAAAGAATTACAGTGGCAAGCGCCGGTTTGATCAACGGCATTACTATATGCCAGTAAATAGTCCAATAATTCGCTCCATCCAAGTGCGCACTTTCTTCTAATGACTCAGGTAAATCTTTTATGCTTATACGAAGAAGCATAATATAAAATGGCGTAGCCAGCCATGGAATTACATATACCAATATATTATTCGTCAAATTCA encodes:
- a CDS encoding extracellular solute-binding protein — encoded protein: MTRRFMRLMALAIAVILMIGVFAACAGNNEEDAAPPAQQDSSDNSEVPELASQWSEFSKHHSKPVTWFEQGWTGPEKDKDIIGPEIEKRTNFHMDYIPMTVPTGNDYTQKLNLMVASNEVPDIFFGGNDSYTRTIYEKLGQTGKIWDISEIIKDYDNLYKLVYPELVLYKTKDNTNYFVPTQTGRGNEVLNEPPHGLYVRKDFLDKLGMDYPKTPTEFKEYLRRCKEEITVNGQKANGLVLGENLSGIEQLYEPFFPLIGDHESYTLPFDPNDNWKVKNYEYTDSPELMQAAKYIYSLNAEGLLDKEALTIKQAQVQEKASSGTASAITAAWWDMNTYSDNAKQIVPELMYVAPPIMYNSEEIKKSRLRDWTNWVGGWSSVIFNKDKVDEETLRHFLAVMDYLATEDGQMLVQAGVEGVTYKFNEEGKYEFIPEFVKKTNNLDWNKAAAYGVFYYSQLVFNVPAIRDKQTVSPALVREDNKLGWENRQEIRDHYKADMDPPKDYYFLPGEIELQKFPAIRDAKLEFWAKVLSAKSEAEVEKLVHEWGKTCKDMGIDEIIAERQAYIDNFQIVE
- a CDS encoding carbohydrate ABC transporter permease: MKTSNGEKVFDIFNVILMILFMFICIYPFIYVIALSFNDGIDAMRGGIYFFPRKFTLENYAKLFEDDRIITSFFISVFRTVVGASLGVIVNSMFAYGISKSDMPFRKFFNWMIVIPMYFGGGIIPYFLICKALNLTNNILVYVIPWLATPFYIMLLRISIKDLPESLEESAHLDGANYWTIYWHIVMPLIKPALATVILLGGIAQWNDWLDGTIMVSDTRLWPMQTLLLNILQGADMMSFFKDKNLSTAVGSMARKISITPESLKMAMLVVTVAPIFMVYPFAQKYFIKGILVGSIKG